The genomic region CGGCGCCCCGGCGCGGACGCCGGGGGCCGGTGCGGAGGCGGTCGAGCGCGCGCGCTCGAGGGAGACGTCAGTGCTGGGCGGCAAGGGAGACGTGCTTCCCCTGGACGGTGAGGCCCTTGATCGTGGCGGTCACCTCGTCCACGACCTTCTTCGGGAGCGGGGCGTAGTCGAGCGGCGCGGCGGCGGCCTGGCCCTCGTGCACCGCCCAGTTCAGGAAGTTCACGAGCGCGGCGCCCTTGGCGGCGTCGTGCTGGTCCCGGTAGACGAGCAGGTAGGTGAAGGAGGCGATGGGGTAGGCGCCCTTGCCGGTCGCGTTGGTGATGGAGACGCGGTAGTCGGCCGGCATCTTCACGCCGGCGGCCGCCTCGGAGGTGCTCTGGATCGACGGCTTCACGAAGGCGCCGTCGTGGTTCTTGAGCGAGGCCATCTCGAGGTGGTTCTGGTTGGCGTAGGCGAGCTCCACGTAGCCGACGGCGCCGGGGGTCTGCTTCACGAGGCCGGTGACGCCCTCGTTGCCCTTGGCGCCGAGGCCGGTCGGCCACTTCACGCTCTTGCCGGCGCCCGGGCCGGCCTTCCACTCCGGCGAGACCTTGGCGAGGTAGTCGGTGAAGATGGCGGTGGTGCCGGAGCCGTCGGAGCGGTGGACGACCGCGATGGCCTGGTTCGGGAGGGACACGCCCGGGTTCTCCCTGGCGATGGCCGGGTCGTTCCACTTCGTGATCTTGCCGAGGAACACGTGCGAGAGGACCTCGCCGGTGAGCTTCAGGTCCTTCACCGGGGCGTTGTAGGTCACCACCACGGCGCCGAGCACGGTCGGGATGTGCTGGATGCCGGGGGCCTTCGCCAGCTCCTCGTCGGTCATCGGGGCGTCGGAGGCGCCGAAGTCCACCGTCTTCTCGGTGATCTGCTTGATGCCGCCGCCCGAGCCGATCGACTGGTAGTTGAAGCGGAGGTCCGGGTGCTGCTTGTTGTAGTCGCTGAA from Anaeromyxobacter paludicola harbors:
- the pstS gene encoding phosphate ABC transporter substrate-binding protein PstS, encoding MKKLLATLLLAGAALAARADNLLITGAGATFPFPLYSRWFSDYNKQHPDLRFNYQSIGSGGGIKQITEKTVDFGASDAPMTDEELAKAPGIQHIPTVLGAVVVTYNAPVKDLKLTGEVLSHVFLGKITKWNDPAIARENPGVSLPNQAIAVVHRSDGSGTTAIFTDYLAKVSPEWKAGPGAGKSVKWPTGLGAKGNEGVTGLVKQTPGAVGYVELAYANQNHLEMASLKNHDGAFVKPSIQSTSEAAAGVKMPADYRVSITNATGKGAYPIASFTYLLVYRDQHDAAKGAALVNFLNWAVHEGQAAAAPLDYAPLPKKVVDEVTATIKGLTVQGKHVSLAAQH